Proteins encoded together in one Anticarsia gemmatalis isolate Benzon Research Colony breed Stoneville strain chromosome 1, ilAntGemm2 primary, whole genome shotgun sequence window:
- the LOC142976055 gene encoding low molecular weight phosphotyrosine protein phosphatase-like — protein sequence MAQDKKKALFICLGNICRSPIAEGVFQKTVNDLNLGDQWEIDSAAIGGWHVGNPPDWRALDTMKKHNVPYNNQARQIVKEDFNHYDYIFGMDEENMRDLNRKAPKGSKAQLLLFGEFDPQGERIIRDPYYDSDAKGFEKCYEQSVRCSKGFLESLTK from the exons ATGGCACAAGACAAGAAAAAAGCGCTGTTTATCTGCCTGG GCAATATTTGTCGATCACCTATAGCAGAAGGTGTTTTTCAAAAAACTGTGAATGACCTGAACTTAGGTGATCAGTGGGAAATTGATAGTGCTGCAATTGGAGGCTGGCACGTGGGAAATCCTCCTGACTGGAGAGCACTTGATACAATGAAAAAGCATAATGTACCATATAACAATCAAGCTAGACAG ATTGTCAAAGAGGATTTCAATCACTATGATTACATATTTGGCATGGATGAAGAAAATATGAGAGATCTAAATAGGAAAGCACCTAAGGGGAGTAAAGCTCAGCTTTTGCTTTTTGGGGAATTTGATCCACAAGGGGAGCGCATTATCAGAGACCCTTactat GATAGTGATGCAAAGGGTTTTGAGAAATGTTATGAGCAGTCAGTCAGATGTTCCAAAGGTTTCCTGGAAAGCttgacgaaataa
- the LOC142976068 gene encoding low molecular weight phosphotyrosine protein phosphatase-like: MEQDKKKILFVCYGNSCRSPIAEGVFRKTVNKMNIGDQWEIDSAALGDYHVGKPPTWRAMDTLKKHDVRYNGIARQIVIEDFYYFDYIFGMDEYNMSELNDLAPEGSKAKLSLFGEFDPQGERIIRDPYFDNHSKGFEKCYEQTVRCSKGFLDSLPK; this comes from the exons atggaGCAAGACAAGAAGAAAATACTTTTCGTCTGTTatg GAAACAGTTGTCGATCACCTATAGCAGAAGGTGTGTTTCGAAAAACTGTGAATAAAATGAACATTGGTGATCAATGGGAAATTGATAGTGCTGCTTTAGGAGATTATCATGTGGGGAAACCCCCCACCTGGAGAGCCATGGATACTTTGAAGAAACATGATGTGCGGTACAATGGCATTGCACGGCAG ATCGTCATAGAGGATTTTTACTACTTCGATTATATATTTGGAATGGATGAATATAATATGAGTGAACTCAATGACCTGGCTCCTGAAGGAAGCAAAGCTAAGCTTTCACTTTTTGGTGAATTTGATCCTCAAGGGGAACGCATTATCAGAGACCcttatttt GATAATCACTCCAAGggttttgaaaaatgttacgagcAGACAGTAAGGTGTTCCAAAGGATTTCTGGACAGTTTGCCAAAATAG
- the LOC142976082 gene encoding general transcription factor 3C polypeptide 3 — MEAPHSSGAETGDKIEIEIDLTTRFLSGEMSFAEYSCEWYNFDDEEDIDESNKKTEDDSFLLRSERSQRRRKFARMPLGLTGLMGEANLRFVRGDRDTAEKMCHEIIKQVPTAPEPYQTLAQIYEHDAEKSLQFSLLAAHLSPPDAEEWLRLAALSKQRNDVRQEMICYTQAIADDPSNIDSHMKRLELLNTLESMQYPIQTLKITPLKCYHKIVTSLPASEGETIMKYAKLAATQYHNNNELERALAVMTSAYKKCPTLFSLQDLNIFLELLIGHRQFQTCIEIFVASVGVEIEAEIQTVKTADGKIEEQTNYLNCLIPNSLPIDLKSKLLVCFIYLGANNLVKTLLDDFLSNDVEKAGDLYMDIEEALSTMGHHALAIQLLEPLVNNNSFDLGAVWLKHAECLHKLGKETEAINSYFKVLKHAPQHPDARRRLFVILERQGRIDEALQMLEQDFKYVVSAKLLFEQCLALKKYNKWLEYLEVGEALLSKTFVRFKHEEELNMACRTRCGIELIHNFRTMRGENPYHEKDIHFDDDETFKLTPQQEWDLFIELLTIACKFKQYFTMQRLTFGALMSKSLASHRTDIDFYCMQACLLSNDNQNAFRFIREFAQKHPSPRSWNLLNLVINYVERNTHSKFLLRLFQKDSGNVVKNLFLGNNFLISGRYLVALKYYLEYHEKCRDALSAFLIAITILVMAAQRTVDKHHNLILQGMAYLQTYRNLRKCDQEANYNMGRVYQMLNLNNLAIEYYERALASDDIANCKNHGVIDLKKETAYNLYLLYKDHSPVTARKYMLKYLVIE; from the coding sequence ATGGAAGCTCCACATAGCTCTGGTGCGGAAACTGGTGacaaaatagaaatagaaatagATTTAACTACTAGATTTTTGAGTGGCGAAATGTCTTTTGCTGAATATTCCTGTGAATGGTATAACTTTGATGATGAAGAAGATATCGatgaatcaaataaaaaaactgaagATGATTCATTCTTGTTAAGGTCTGAGAGATCACAGAGACGACGTAAGTTTGCGCGAATGCCGCTAGGTCTCACCGGATTGATGGGCGAAGCAAATTTGCGCTTCGTACGAGGCGACAGAGATACTGCCGAAAAGATGTGTCATGAGATAATAAAGCAGGTACCAACAGCTCCAGAGCCATACCAGACTCTTGCACAAATATATGAACATGATGCTGAGAAATCACTACAGTTTTCATTGCTGGCTGCACATCTTAGTCCACCAGATGCTGAAGAGTGGTTAAGACTTGCAGCTCTATCTAAACAAAGAAATGATGTTAGACAAGAAATGATATGCTACACACAAGCAATTGCAGATGATCCATCCAACATTGACAGTCATATGAAAAGACTTGAACTTCTTAATACACTAGAAAGCATGCAGTATCCAATCCAAACTTTAAAAATTACACCACTCAAGTGTTATCATAAGATTGTGACATCTTTGCCTGCCAGTGAAGGTGaaacaataatgaaatatgCCAAACTGGCAGCCACACAATATCATAACAATAATGAATTGGAACGTGCCCTTGCAGTGATGACTTCTGCATATAAAAAGTGTCCAACACTTTTTTCTTTACAGGATTTAAATATCTTTCTAGAATTATTGATTGGTCATAGACAGTTTCAGACCTGTATAGAAATATTTGTAGCTAGTGTAGGAGTGGAAATAGAAGCTGAAATTCAAACTGTCAAAACTGCTGATGGTAAAATAGaagaacaaacaaattatttgaattgtttaattCCAAATTCATTACCCATTGACCTAAAGAGCAAGCTGTTAGTATGTTTCATCTATTTAGGAGCAAATAACTTAGTAAAGACATTACTAGATGATTTTCTATCCAATGATGTTGAGAAGGCTGGAGATTTATACATGGATATTGAGGAAGCTCTGTCTACTATGGGACACCATGCCTTAGCAATTCAACTATTGGAACCCTTGGTTAATAATAATAGCTTTGACCTCGGTGCAGTTTGGCTGAAACACGCTGAATGTTTACACAAGCTGGGCAAAGAAACTGAGGCTATTAACTCatattttaaagtgttaaaACATGCCCCACAGCATCCTGACGCCCGTCGAAGGTTGTTTGTCATACTTGAGAGGCAAGGTCGTATAGATGAGGCTTTGCAGATGTTAGAACAAGATTTTAAGTATGTTGTGAGTGCAAAGCTTTTGTTTGAACAATGTTTGGctttgaaaaaatacaataagtgGCTAGAATATCTTGAGGTTGGTGAAGCTTTATTGTCCAAAACATTTGTAAGGTTTAAACATGAAGAAGAGTTAAATATGGCTTGCAGAACTAGGTGCGGTATTGAGCTTATACATAATTTTCGAACAATGCGTGGTGAAAATCCATACCATGAAAAGGATATACattttgatgatgatgaaactTTTAAACTCACTCCACAACAGGAATGGGACCtctttattgaattattaacaATTGCCTGtaaattcaaacaatatttcacaATGCAACGTCTAACATTTGGTGCATTGATGTCCAAGTCATTAGCATCTCATCGCACAGACATTGACTTCTATTGCATGCAAGCTTGCCTCCTCAGTAATGATAATCAAAACGCCTTTCGTTTTATAAGAGAATTTGCTCAGAAGCATCCCAGTCCTCGATCATGGAACTTGTTGAATCTGGTTATTAATTATGTTGAAAGAAACACTCACTCTAAATTTCTGCTAAGACTGTTTCAAAAAGACAGTGGCAATGTTgttaaaaatttgtttttggGTAACAACTTTTTAATATCAGGAAGATATTTAGTGGCTCTGAAATACTACTTAGAGTATCATGAGAAATGTAGAGATGCTTTATCAGCATTTTTAATTGCCATTACTATTTTGGTAATGGCTGCACAGAGAACTGTCGATAAACATCATAATTTGATACTGCAGGGCATGGCTTATCTGCAAACTTATCGTAATCTAAGAAAATGTGATCAAGAAGCCAACTACAACATGGGGAGAGTTTACCAAATGTTGAATCTTAATAATTTAGCTATAGAGTATTATGAAAGAGCATTAGCCAGTGATGATATAGCTAACTGTAAAAATCATGGTGTCATAGATTTGAAAAAAGAAACTGCTTATAATTTGTATCTTTTGTATAAGGACCATTCTCCAGTAACCGCCAGGAAATACATGTTAAAGTATCTTGtaattgaatga
- the DNAlig4 gene encoding DNA ligase 4 — translation MANEVIPANDIKFEQFCGLLKKLYDKKKLRREQDTLLENFINDFKMKASQTVGNKNPTMFPILRLLLPKLERERSAYNLKETKLGALLVNVLSLPKKSPDAQKLLNFRSVSSMPEGDFAGVAVMVIKKRVNMKFDSLTIGDVNSILDTISSAETGNKAAVLDKTFSYLVNKLNPDELKWLLRIILKDLKLEMSATRILALFHPDAPEYYENCSDLSKVCEELGDGDARPLELGIQMFSAVSPMLSERLNIKDVGKLSPDVTFHIEDKFDGERFQIHMENGVFEYFSRRGHKYSSNYGTSYESGLLTPYLKDCFKPDVTSFILDGEMMGWHKEHQYFSCKGMSFDIKKITENSKFRPCFCAFDILYYNGRTLVGPPEKGGLPLNERLRILDTIFVNVPGVIQHSRRQIVKQRSEILVALNKTIENRDEGIVVKDVASYYIPNKRNAGWYKIKPEYTEGAMDDLDLVIIGADEAENKRQGRAKSFLVACIDGGESGEMSERWVGVGRVASGLSFEQQEALCTALEKHWTPIKTKPPPSNLIFHKEKPDLWIPPEHSVVLTVRATELISSTDYGAGYTLRFPRVTRVRDDKPVRDVITLHELKQLVATKGGGSVVKLGTKQIGEDMLDSVTKVTRKRKTEAPQVAEKFRITTTGDVEVVSQALQGRKIYILSDDQDCDQKELVKIVKSHSGTVVANTGPDTWVCIAGRMTSRVRNWKEEQHIDMTTTSWLRSLAPSSKPVDLCPLDMMAIKPATKLALARKYDTYGDSYIQETDNDTLKKCFDKMDSEHEPIYLTTQEMLKLDEELFGESNPHSFLRPCHIHVTDRKAITSILAEMYGATLYTTPNKDCTHIIVSTATKKDEMENIIRHSKATVVSESWLEACFQEMELVPETSFIL, via the exons ATGGCAAACGAAGTAATTCCTGCAAACGATATAAAATTTGAACAGTTCTGTGGTCTGTTAAAAAAACTGTACGACAAGAAAAAGCTAAGGCGAGAGCAAGATACACTTTTGGAAAATTTTAtcaatgattttaaaatgaaagcttCTCAGACTGTGGGAAATAAG AATCCCACAATGTTTCCAATCTTAAGACTGCTGCTACCAAAGCTTGAAAGAGAACGAAGTGCTTATAACTTAAAGGAAACTAAATTAGGTGCATTATTAGTGAACGTGCTATCACTGCCAAAAAAATCGCCCGACGCTCAGAAGCTTCTCAACTTTAGGTCAGTGAGTTCGATGCCGGAAGGCGACTTTGCCGGAGTTGCAGTTATGGTGATAAAGAAAAGAGTAAACATGAAATTCGATTCGCTCACTATTGGAGATGTCAATAGCATATTGGACACCATTTCATCGGCTGAAACTGGGAACAAAGCAg CTGTCCTAGACAAAACGTTCAGTTACCTAGTAAATAAGCTAAATCCTGATGAATTAAAATGGCTTCTCAGGATTATTCTGAAAGATTTAAAGCTGGAGATGAGTGCCACGCGTATACTAGCCTTATTTCATCCTGATGCCCctgaatattatgaaaattgtaGTGATTTATCAAAG gTGTGTGAAGAGCTTGGTGACGGCGACGCTCGCCCATTGGAGCTGGGTATACAAATGTTCTCGGCTGTAAGCCCCATGCTATCAGAACGTCTTAATATCAAAGACGTGGGTAAGCTCTCGCCTGATGTCACATTTCATATTGAAGACAAATTCGACGGTGAAAGATTTCAG ATACACATGGAGAACGGAGTGTTCGAATATTTCTCGAGAAGAGGTCATAAATATTCAAGCAATTATGGAACTTCGTACGAATCTGGTTTATTAACACCGTATCTGAAGGACTGCTTTAAACCAGATGTAACTAGTTTTATTCTGGACGGTGAAATGATGGGCTGGCATAAGGAACATCAGTATTTCAGCTGTAAAG GCATGTCTTTTGACATCAAAAAGATCACTGAAAACTCTAAATTTCGTCCTTGCTTCTGTGCGTTTGATATCCTTTACTACAACGGTCGAACGCTAGTGGGGCCGCCAGAGAAGGGAGGCCTACCATTAAACGAGAGACTTCGTATTTTGGACACGATTTTTGTAAATGTACCTGGAGTAATTCAGCACAGCCGACGGCAAATTGTTAAACAAAG GTCGGAGATACTAGTCGCTTTGAACAAGACTATTGAGAACCGCGACGAAGGTATAGTGGTAAAAGATGTAGCATCTTACTATATACCTAACAAACGAAACGCGGGCTGGTATAAGATCAAACCTGAG taCACGGAGGGCGCTATGGATGACCTAGACCTCGTGATCATCGGCGCCGACGAGGCTGAGAACAAGAGGCAGGGACGTGCTAAAAGTTTCCTTGTCGCTTGCATTGATGGCGGGGAATCTG GTGAAATGTCAGAACGTTGGGTAGGCGTGGGCCGTGTCGCCTCCGGCCTCTCTTTCGAACAGCAAGAAGCTCTCTGCACTGCTCTGGAGAAACACTGGACACCGATCAAAACTAAACCACCGCCATCCAACCTCATCTTTCATAAAGAAAAGCCTGATCTATGGATACCTCCTGAACATTCAGTGGTTTTAACG GTGCGTGCGACAGAGTTGATCTCCAGCACGGACTACGGCGCGGGCTACACGCTGCGGTTCCCGCGCGTTACCCGCGTGCGCGACGACAAGCCCGTGCGTGACGTCATCACACTCCACGAACTCAAACAACTTGTCGCC ACTAAAGGCGGGGGTTCAGTAGTGAAACTTGGTACGAAACAAATTGGCGAAGATATGCTAGACTCGGTCACAAAAGTCACTCGTAAGCGAAAGACTGAAGCGCCTCAAGTGGCTGAAAAGTTCCGAATAACGACGACAGGGGACGTGGAAGTGGTATCTCAAGCTTTACAAGGACGAAAGATATATATACTGTCTGATGACCAGGATTGTGACCAGAAGGAGCTGGTGAAGATTGTTAAATCCCATAGTGGGACTGTTGTCGCTAATACTG GTCCAGATACATGGGTTTGCATAGCGGGACGGATGACAAGCCGTGTTCGTAACTGGAAGGAGGAGCAGCATATCGACATGACAACGACCTCATGGCTTCGTTCCCTGGCTCCGTCGTCAAAGCCCGTAGACCTCTGCCCTCTAGACATGATGGCTATAAAACCTGCAACAAAGCTCGCCCTCGCAAGGAAATATGATACTTACGGAGATTCGTATATCCAAGAAACAGATAACGACACTCTTAAGAAGTGTTTTGATAAAATGGATTCAGAG CACGAACCAATCTACCTCACAACGCAAGAGATGTTGAAACTGGACGAAGAATTATTCGGGGAGAGCAATCCTCACTCATTCTTGCGTCCTTGCCACATTCATGTTACCGACCGCAAAGCAATTACTTCCATACTAGCCGAAATGTACGGAGCGACGTTATACACGACACCTAATAAAGACTGCACTCACATTATTGTATCAACTGCTACGAAAAAAGATGAAATGGAAAATATAATTAGGCATTCCAAAGCGACTGTTGTGTCCGAAAGTTGGCTCGAAGCCTGCTTCCAAGAAATGGAATTGGTTCCTGAAAcaagctttattttataa